Part of the Melitaea cinxia chromosome 14, ilMelCinx1.1, whole genome shotgun sequence genome is shown below.
AAACGTATCCAaccaaattttttctttttggaaaCCAAGCGTTTAAACTTGGCATCCAATTTTTGATACCTGATAAAGTTTTCAGGGCACATGCTCTGAGAGTATGCCTTTTCTGCTTCCAATCTTAGTTCAGCCAAACGCTTGCAATCCTCATCCCACCAGGGGGTGGAAAGCAAACGTGTTTTTGAGAGGTGCTTTTTAGGTAAGTGGATATTAGCGGaatttaaaatagctttaaGAAAAAGATCAtaacaaatcaaaatatttccATAATCTTGAGAATCAGGGAGGATGTCAATCATGCTATCAACAGATTCAGCATAACGGGAGAAATCagcaatattcaatttaaatttaagaatgGGCATAGGATTAGGAGGCAGGGAAGGTCGTAAGTGCATTGCAAGGATAATGGGAAAGTGATCACTGCCAAAAGTGGATGGGAGGACTTTCCAGGACAACATAGAAGCTAGGGGAGGGGAGGCTAAGGAAAGGTCTACAGCAGATTTGGGGTTCTGATTAGGATAAACTCTTCGAGTTGGTGAACCATCATTGAGAATGCAAAAGTTGAATTCGTCAAAGATGTCCAACAACAAGAGAGCAAAACCATCAGTAAGGTGGGATCCCCAGGAGGTGTGATGGGAGTTGAAATCTCCCATGACAAGAACGGGGCTAGGAAGAGAGGAAAAGATAGAACGGAGTTCAGGGATAAGGGAAGGACTAGGATGAGGAATATACAGAGATAAAAAGGAAATGTCACAGGATCTAACAGCAACAGCATTGATATGCTGGCTGGAAGAGGATATGGAGATTTGGGAAAAGGGGATTTTGTGCCGAATAAGGATGGCACTACCTGCATACCCATCACTTCTGTCATCTCTCAAACAAAAGTACCCCGGAACTCGAAAATGAGAACCTGGGACCAACCATGTTTCAGAGATGGCAATAATGGCAGGATTATGCAGGTTGATTAAAGATAGGATTTCGTGTTTTTTTGGGCGGATGCTCTTACAGTTCCACTGAAGGAAGCTGAGTGGGGTCATTTTTGAGAATAGAGAAGAGTTGAGAAAGTGATGCGGCAACGTTGGGCGGTAAGGACATATCATTACATGTATTAATAATACTGAGGATCATTTAGACAAGGTTTTCTAATAGGTTGCTACTATAAGGGGTTAAGGGTCTATGAGGGTTGTTTACTGCACAACCATTAGGGAGAGAGGAAGGGATGTCACCCACAATAGATTGGTGGGCTTGTTTATCATATCCTTTGCCTAGGGCGGGTACAGGACGAGGATAATGCGTTACCGTTTAACGATAGGACTTATTAAGTGAAGAGGGAGGTTGTGTTGAGGAGGTGGGAGTATATACGGGGGGAGTGAACATTTCCTTTGTCATCTCTGCATATGATCGACGAACGGGGGGATAGCGAGAGGATGCTTCTATATAGGATATGTTATCCGTGGACAtatcagttttaattttaatttgacggAGGTATTCAGGACAGTCCTTCTCGGTTGTAAAATGCCTACCAGAACAATGTAGGCAGGTTGCATGTTCTGTAGAAACGTCGCATGACTCACCTGTGTGCGATTGTGAACACTTGTAGCACCTTGGCTTTGACCTGCATTGTGTCTTAATGTGGCCAAAACGGCAGCAATTGAGGCACTGAATGGTAGGTAAATTATACGTTTCTACTGGTAAGGATGTGTGAAACGAAAAAACTCTACTTGGGAGGATTTGACCTCTAAAAGTTAAAACCACTGACTGGGTTGGAACCCAAGTGACTGAGCCTTCCTGAATATTTTTGCGATTCAGCCTTCGAGCTTTCATGATTGAACCGCAGCCAGATGGGAGCTCTAATGACTCCACTAATTCCTCCATTGACCAGTCAACCGGAATACCCTTTACAAGACCCATTCGAGTTATATTGTAAGTCGGTACAGTAGCATTGAACTTACACATTGCTAATATagggttttttaaaaaatcatttgcaGCTTGAGCTGAAACAAACTCAACAGAAATTTTGTTTCTGCCTACATTTTTTACGCCGTCTTTTGCAACTGAGCCAATTTTATGAGTGTGTAAAAATTGGCCGAATTTCAAAGCGCGAACAGTAGTTCCTGAGGCTGGGTCTGTGGTTTCACGGGCAACATGGACAATGAAAGGACCTTTGTCGTCATCAGAGTAACTTTTAGGGCCTTCGGAAAAGGATGGATGGGTGTAAAGTGATTGTATTGACGGACTAGCTGTGGATGGATGAACAATAGTTTTTTTGTAAGAGGCATTGCTGGAAGGTTCAATAGCGGGGCGTTTTCTTAAATTTTGCTGAGAGGAAGAGGATTCAGAAGTATTTTCAGAGTCAGTAGTACCACCCGTATCTGGCGGGTCAGGAGGACGATCGAGgtccattttaaaatttaaaatatgctcTAAAGAACGATACAATTACAACTAAACACTTACCTACAGTAAAAATGTTAGTTTAACCACTATTCCCACAATAATCTACTATTTACACTGtaaacaattagaaaaaaacacCAAGATGACTAAAGCACATGTGTTAACCACAGCTAACGCAAGCAGAATCCCATGAGTTTTTTTATGCTATATGCTCAAATATGTTGACATGATTGTGTCGTTATCTCATTACGCCTGTCTTTGGCTTTTActattttagttacatcataaaataataacaatactttAGATCTTATTATTGATCTTTTAAACAGGTTTTAGAGTtcatataagaataaaatacttGTTCTTGCCTATTTTTGAGAGTACATTAACTCttctctttttaatttttttatatgaatttcaTTGTCAAAAACACAGATAATCTATAAATACAACGATGTTGACACTGTCAAAAAGAAAGAAGCTTCCATTAATccaataattttttcatattttaaacataaaatttcgtatgaatgtagtttttttgtactttttgtatAAATCGTGTTTCGAAGTTATAGATAAAGTCATACTTTCATTCTGGTGAGTGTAAGTTTACTTTTCCAATTGTCTGCCTGGAGTAGTACAAATGTCTGCTGCTATCGATTATTAACATGCTATTTCGTTTACTTTCTTATCGGAACAGGATTCCCAAAAGAGGACTTATTTAGACATCTACAAGATGGATTTGGCGGAGACAATGAAAAGTGTTCTAGCTAAAAGCACGGGAAATGCTAGTGGTGCATCAAGCAGCTCCAGTGCGGCTGCACCGCACAGCGCCGAGGGATATGTTACAGAAAAACTGTACATGCTGTTGcaattatatttgcaaaataaGGGATGGAGCCCTAGCATTGAACTCTTGCAGTGTTTTAGTGATTTAAAAGAATCATCAATGCTTCCTAGTGCCGCATACTTACAGTAagtctacaattttttttgtttaccacaaaaaagttttttttgttagtaaatattattagaataacCCTATACGCATTCTTGTGATAAACAGCCattgtgaaaaatgtaataagaaatacaaaattttataatgtggtgaaataatatttgtttctgtaATTGTAACATTGTCAGAATGATGGCTTCAAGGGTGGGTTTAGATGCTCAAGGTAGACTGATATACCGTGAAAATGGGAAAATAATTCTTCCATATGAACATTTTGCAAATGCTGTTATGTTGAAACATATGAATGGTCCACACGGACTGCATTTGGGGTTGGAAGCTACTGTCAGGGCGGTGAGTATGaaaaacttgtttttaaccATTATTGAGTATATTtgatactttaaatttatctgTTTTCATTcaaaaattacacataaaaatattcattttaaataaaattagactaAGAGGTAGTACAAGGCACTagatacatttgaaaaaaaaaaaaaatttgagtgtTTGCATAGTAGAAATGTAACTTACAGTATAGAGCACATTTGACAAGACCCTCGAAACAGAATTTGGCAATTTCAATTGGGAATACTGATTGTGTTCTCAAGTGAAAATCTGATTGTTACTATAGACTCAAAAGATATGTTCAATCAAGTTGTGTTACTACAGATATCTAAATAGAGTATGTaagttgaaatattttactttttagtgCCTTTGCTATAAGACAACCTGTTTGtcgtttttgttttacttaagcctaatattataaagtttaaataataaagttttattttgtaaagacAACAGGcgaatatattaattactaccATATTTTtagagtaattaatatattattgtaattaatatttcaggTTGTGGAGTCCTATACTATTGGACGGGATCAATTCGGAATGGAAAAGGAATTCATTGTGGAAGTGGTACAAAATTGTCCTAACCCAGCATGTCGTTATTACAAAAATCAGTTGGAGATGACACAAAAGTCCATTCAGCAACATTTGTCACAGCAGCCCACTTATATACCAGGTAAAGGAGTCATATTTTATAGCTATATAATTAGTATAGTTTTATAGCTGGTTGaacttatttgtttttattaacctAATGCAAAAAAGTTATATGTATGACGTCAATGTCTGTCTGTTGTATTGTAGCTTTTACACGTCTTTTTGATGTGAAATCAAGTTTCCTTTCTATAGTTCTTATGTTTAGGAAAAATTAATACAGCAATTTGAAGAATATCGGCTCTTTTCCAAAACAACATTTTGGCTATATTAGTGTGTAGGGttttctttcttaatttttaattgaatagttACAGTTTTATTCATTCACAAACTCCAAATTTGCTTactaaattaactttttattaataattatatttttgaatgaCATAAGTAATACTTATCTGTATTAATACtaacgacccgccccggcttcgcacggttgtaaaactatttatttatttataaatacctctactatattatgcatgtgttAAACATATAAACCGTTATCtgtaatcactctatttactaaagaaaaccgcattaaaatccgttgcatagttttaaatcGTAGTATGCGTATTACGTTGTTTttaatctaagcatacagacagccaGAAGTGACTTTCTTTTATACTGTTTAAtgattataaagctaaagatttgtttgtttgtttaaatgtaataatttcaggaacaattattacaaattgaaaaaatcgTTTGTgtttggatagtccatttatcggcGAAGGTTAAAGCTATATggtgtttaattttttagtttgtttttccTCAAATAACGTGAGGGGAACTGCACGGCACAATAATAAgctgttataaaaatgttacaaatagacacttcaattccactgtgcctcggaaagcacgttaaactgtcgatCCCCGCTGTTGTCATATACACCAGATAGCatccgttactcatagtagggaatatatcctcgAAACCGTAGTGGAGCAGAATGGCGAATTAAGCTCCACCTATTCATTATAGATTCTCCTACGTGAAGACAGAGCCGTATGCCATGTTACGATATAAGCTCAATCAAGAGTTTTAATTTCCTCAGAGGCAGGCAGCACAGCTCTGCCCGATAGCGCCGCAGTGGAGCGACTGCTGCGCGGTGCGGCGCTGCCCCAGGACTACCAGCTCCCTATCGCCCCACACATTGCCGCCCTCTGTGAGTTACTGTGTAAAAATCTAACCATATATCTTAATGTTTACAATTCTTCTGTAGTGTGTTCGGGGCGATTACGTGAGGTAAAGACTGTTGCGAAAATTGCGTAATCCACCCCCGAAAACCTATAAGAGGTATTACGAAATTTAGCAATCGCAAACTGCTTTTGCTCTGATAACTGTCAAATACGCGAGAAAAATATTAGTGATATTAGGACGATGGAAACTAACGtcatctttttataattttgtagtttttatgatttaaaagacattttaatttatatcgtTAATTGTAACAAATATCGGTACAATGTTTtattcaatacaaatatatggaATAGCGTGAATTTcagtaaaatgtaaattaaaattgattaacataaattaaaataattttcactcAATGTAATAATTAGTGCacaataagttaaattaatttatttgttaaatactgcatacaaaaaaattactattaataattaactacttaaacatttttagtgataactttttcaataaaaaaaaagtatatgtgtACTTacgtacgcacgtaagaagttatacttcattggctagctaacttcacgttgctaacttcgttgactagctaacttcagggtgtctgttttttgtgacggtatgcgagcgcatcgtaaaaatttactcccATCATTTTTTTCCCTaatgcgccaaaagaagtacaACTTAAAAAATGACTTCTCATGTGCTTAATTGGAGCTACATGGGTACAATCCTACAAAATTacagtaattaaatttatctgaagatctaaataaaaataagtgtgtgtctcagctccgatgcacgactggaatTTACTCCTTCTTACTCATTAATTCactagattttactcctcatattgtTTTCGTACCGGGGGCtttgtatgaaaatcgatttttaaggaGTCAACTCCAATAAAATACTAACAATCTAAGTACTGTAACatcgaatatatttttaattaaattggcACCTACTACAATCGAGCCTTTTTCTTGCCGAATCTCTCGAAACAATATACATTTTTCAATATTGGTATGGTGATTATTTAGTGTGCATTCCTTCACAGTGCTTCACACTAGCTTGACTAAGTCCGTACAGAAAACATTCGAAAATTATTCTGTGACATAGAATGCTGCTGTAAGTTTctgtaaagtaaaaataatcgcaacttaaagatttttttatatgtatatttaatgcTGCAAATTTCTTTTATgtgcaaaattttaattatcttatattgaattctttattgtatttagaattttttcatAATGAAGCAAGGGCTAAAGTTCACAGCACAAACTTAGAAGCAAATCTATCGAGTCTATAGTTTGCTTTGAATCCCGCTTCAATAGTTTCCATAGGTGTGAATTGAATTTGAAACTAACGTTTAAGACGTGTTCTACTTCAagtttaattcttttttaacttttaaatgttCCAAGAAGAAAAGCACGAgtcatgtttaaatatttagtatgaCCATTTccaaattgtatatttttaaatttacttttttttttcataaagcgTCGGTACCcttattgatttaattactaATAGAAATCAAATGTCATAAACTGGCAAATCACAAATTGCTTATAAAAATCTTACAtaatcgtaatttttttaatccgtcaaaaaataataagcatattatattgtttttaaattgtcCGCTAGAGGCAGCACTGTCGCGCACTTGGTTTTCAATATAGAAATTTGACAGTCCCCGTATTTTTCGCGATCGTTCGCTGATTGCAAGTTACTAAGTAGACTCTTAGAATCttactttcattttattgtttgacAAATGTACCCTAAACTCTTCTTATTTGTGTACACTGCAATATATAGccttatgtaaatattttagcaaATTTAGCCGGTGAAAAGTCAGAGCGTCGCGCAGACAAATTGTCTCAACAGATGTTACTACAGCAGAACAGGTCTATGGGTCACCAGTCGTCAATGGATAAATACTCACATCAAAGGTCGAGTTCACACTCCAGCCTTGAGACCAAATCAAAGCACCACTATTCTGATGAACACAAGCTTACTGATTTCTTGAGGTATGTTGAGTGCATGTattcttataaattattatattgttttctaataaagaataataagtaataaagaaaattttaaaatagaataatatatagatgaattaaaatgtattgatgtattgtttaagtaaaaatatataaaaaaaaattaagtatttattgaagtgaaaaatGTTACAGTATTTCTTAATACTTGGTGGCCCCATACTAGGCGAACCTGTCCAGTGGTGTGTAAGCTTGGATGACATCAATAAATTAGACTTAAACCATTCGTATATAtattacagtaaataataatatcctcTTTATATTGTCAAagttgaaataaagaaaaaaaaaactttattcaaatagatatttttatattcattttacaatttaaaattttaattatcatcaAAAATTAAGCTATGGCATAAAAGTCATATAAATACCACAatgattaatttgatttttaaatgccTTTATTCATTTATGTAAGTTAACAATTTGTTTAACAGTAGCTAACTTATAACaccatattttaaatacattactaAGTAATTTACGTTTTCAAACATATACATTCAAgcacaaaaagtaattataacatctttttttataaaacaattcacaGCATCAGTAAGTATACTGATAAGGCGTTTGTAAAACGttacgtatttttaaaattaagacaaaaaaccccattattattttatgtggtatctttttaacataaatatacataatacgacaccaacaatttatactaagccaactcgaattttcgataagttagttttcttaatgcaacttgaaattgcaatgaataaattaactattaaagataccaaatttcaaataagctacttaattaatataaaaggtatcacgttcttcccttttataagcctctattgtaaagttcacttttataaGTTAGCTTAGtttaaattgctggtgtcgaatcttaatatatataaatctcgtgtcacaatgtttgtcctcaatggacttctaaactacttaaccgattttagtcaaatttgcacatcGTGTGcaatttgatccaacttaaaagataggttatattttattttgatatattatgttattattatatttcagaaaaaaataaggtgatacgaagttcgccaggtcagctagtatattatataatgtaactaTTATTTGTTGATTACATAAAACGTAGTCAATAGTCGAGCGGCGTGTTGGAATTAAGTACAGTAAGTACGATCGAGGTCAATGTTTCCAGGGCCAATCTGGAGAGTCTGGAGTCGCTGTCGAGCGGGGGCGGGGGCGAAAGGGGCGAGCGGGGCGAAAGGGGCGAGaggggcgcgggcgcgggcgcggcgggcggccaGGAGCGCGTCGTGCGCGCCTTCGCCGAGCTGGCGCGCAACCTGCAGCGCATGCGGCCCTGCGTGCGCCCCGCCATGTGCAAGCCGTACGGCAAGCAGAGCGAGCAGCTGCAGAAGAGTGAGTACTCAGTACCCCGCGATACGAGCCACTGTTTTATGTCTCTAAAGCGCCAAGTCTTCCGCGGTTGACTATAAAATATGTTCGCAAATAATTTAGGGATtttgacagacagacaaaaattataaaaaagcagAAGAGTGAGTACCCCTCGATACGAGCTGCCGACTATTTTATGTCTCTAAAGCGCCAAGTCTTCAGCGGTCGACCATAAAATATGTTCGCAAATAATTTAGGGATTTTGACAGACAGTCAaagattttaattgtaatatgaaactttgaatagttacgggtctctgtaaagaactcactatagacggcgccacggtttgttcaaaccgaaaataaaaatcatcatatcaaaaatttcgctctagcgggtacatcgttccatagcttaattggctagagcgccgacacggtcagtcggagacgcgggttcgaaccccgctggagcggtcaatttttgatatgatattcaaaaatgtttagaattcctaatgtgtgggtaacacaaaaataaaatcgtacagacagacaaaaattataaaaaatgatattttggtatatgtaccgtgtatacatacatatgaatttagtaaaaaccggttattttaatataaaaaacagaGAGATGGCGTTATTTTCGGTTCGCACTATCATATAACGTTATGAGCTACCTGCATTATTCACTAGAGGGCAGTGGCAATTTAttgcttataaataattttgatgatttttgttttaatcgaaacttATTTgcgtcaaatctcatctaatcttacgttggagagaggggggcctcggcaaatatcacgcaattttttttctgattgaaacaaaaaaaaaattatactattttggtccatttaatccagattgtacatgcttaagatttaatctcaagcgtaatcgtaatacgattaagatcattcactaattcgtccgaaagaaaataatttcattcatacttcgacgttatacatctactgactgtgtgatttgttgattgtgtctgattactagtcttaactagtcgtaaataagCACGAagcaataattttttctttttacaataacaatacaacgcgtttacgtaataaacccacattttgaaaaatctcaagtgagattgggggatgggggagggggtgggaataaaatctcacgacatctcaccagggAGGAAgggagggacagaaaatttaaaaaaaatacctaacgtaatttatggacgcccccttagcattaacaaatttatacataaataatgttcattattatcagtgtgtcgacccgggtagcataccttgtacttaaactcactgacaggtactccctgaaagtgatacaggtatatgcgccgacctcggcacactctgacgatgatgtcgaagccttgtatgaagacatTGCAaaggccatacatggcactacttcgaccttctacagcgttgttatgggagacttcaacgctaaagtgggagtacaagaccgcgacggatcgagcatcggaccacacggattggggcacaggaatcgcaGGGGGCAGATGCTTGTCAACtttctcgaatcggaggggctcttcttaatgaactcattttttgagaagaagccccaaaggaggtggacatggcaaagccccgatactgtgacgaggaacgagatagatttcatcatagcggataaaaggcatatattcagagatgtctcagtggttaacaggtttaacaccggcagcgaccaccggctagtacggggcactctgaatatatgtctccgaaaggagcggacccgcttgatgaaatctactctccgacctacgctgccccaaatactatgtggctccgagcagttccaattggaactccaaaaccgattcgattcgctggaaactactagcgacgtggacgagataaccgacaacgtggtgaagacggtgtgtacactgggtcgcaggcactttccaccaacaaagccaacgaagcagtccaaactttctcccgaagccttggatctgatgcggcagaggcgcgagttgccggctgcttcgccagaacagagggctctttctaagagggtacggaaaattattcgccgagacctccgctgctcaaatacgagagaggttgctactctgattgagcagaatagggggtccaaagtttccCAAAGACCATTGGAGAGAaaccttcttgcgaagcttaaaacagcagatggcagaaccgtctgctctcgccctcaggtccgagaagaggttgagaatttttatggacagctgtactcgtcgagcgcacgcaagcctgcgacttgggacaccgaagatccacgggcaccattgtcgcgccattattcggaatgtatcccggacttcgaagaggatgagattggcgcagcgctcgggcagcttaaaaacgggagggccccgggggatgacggagttaccactgaactccttaaagccgcagagcgacctgtcctgaaagccttggcaagactatttaacgccgtcatccaccgaggtaccacgccggaggcgtggtccaggagtgtggtggtgctgttctttaagagaggcgataagtctctgttaaagaattacagaccgatctcacttctgagccacgtctataagctgttttcgagggttgttacgaatcgtctcgccagaagactcgacgaattccaaccaccagagcaggctgggtttcgaaatggctacagcaccgtggaccacatccatactgttcggcagattatccaaaagacggaagaatataatcaaccgctgtgtatggcatttgtggactacgagaaagccttcgactctgtcgagacctgggctgtcctggactctctgcagagatgtcatatcgactggcgatatatcgaggtactaaaatctatgtacgacgcggcgacgatgaccgttcatgtcaatgaccaaagaacaagacctatttccctccggcgcggggtaagacagggggatgtaatatcaccgaaactgtttaccactgcgctagaggatgtttttaagaccttggattggggggaacggggcatcaacgtcaacggtgaattcatctctcaccttcgtttcgccgacgatattgtcatctttgcggagacgctggatgagttagg
Proteins encoded:
- the LOC123659780 gene encoding uncharacterized protein LOC123659780, coding for MDLAETMKSVLAKSTGNASGASSSSSAAAPHSAEGYVTEKLYMLLQLYLQNKGWSPSIELLQCFSDLKESSMLPSAAYLQMMASRVGLDAQGRLIYRENGKIILPYEHFANAVMLKHMNGPHGLHLGLEATVRAVVESYTIGRDQFGMEKEFIVEVVQNCPNPACRYYKNQLEMTQKSIQQHLSQQPTYIPEAGSTALPDSAAVERLLRGAALPQDYQLPIAPHIAALSNLAGEKSERRADKLSQQMLLQQNRSMGHQSSMDKYSHQRSSSHSSLETKSKHHYSDEHKLTDFLRANLESLESLSSGGGGERGERGERGERGAGAGAAGGQERVVRAFAELARNLQRMRPCVRPAMCKPYGKQSEQLQKILLDTIQLVQSLRSYLPPPHIQVTSWKNDDKLRSSNMEELESRKIVSGN